A genomic window from Prochlorococcus sp. RS04 includes:
- a CDS encoding valine--tRNA ligase, whose translation MTEMNDQLSLENYSPFEVEKKWQEKWESLKAFSPNPEDDGKPFCVVIPPPNVTGSLHMGHAFNTALIDVVVRFQRLLGKNVLCLPGTDHASIAVQTILEKQLKSEGKTSEDIGRDEFLKRAWNWKEQSGGRIVSQLKRIGYSVDWTRERFTLDQKLNEAVIEAFNILYKKNLIYRGEYLVNWCPESQSAVSDLEVEMQEVNGHLWHFKYPLLSASGELLDKYLEVATTRPETLLGDTALAVNPDDNRYKEFIGVKVKVPFVDREIPIIADSHVDKDFGTGCVKVTPAHDPNDFAIGKRHNLKQINVMNKDGTLNINAGIFQNLDRYEARKKIIKELDNLGLLTKIEDYKHTVPFSDRGKVPIEPLLSTQWFLKMDDISQGCLNEIDSKKPSFIPPRWEKVYKDWLENINDWCISRQLWWGHQIPAWYVLDESQDSIEQNTPYIVARNEEDALIEANKKFGLNIKLVRDKDVLDTWFSSGLWPFSTLGWPNTNDPDFKKWYPNSVLVTGFDIIFFWVARMTMMGNTFTNNIPFKDVYIHGLVRDENNKKMSKSSGNGIDPILLIDKYGSDALRFALIREVAGAGQDIRLDFDRKKDTSSTVEASRNFANKLWNATKFVLINKTFNNNYLLNESDVTSLELCDKWILSKLNQVNIKVAALLKEYKLGESAKLLYEFTWNDFCDWYVEFAKQRFNNKENKNRQISEKVLIKVLNDILVMIHPFMPHITEELWHVLQQKPDNALLSLQKWPIHENKFVDNKLDNSFRQLFEIIRLIRNLRAELGLKPSEKGPVYLISDNDELINFLKTLVDDIQTLTKSSEVFIFKTNVVDKKEFAKSFSGIISDLEVYLPFQDFVNIDALKERLTKDLKKVTIELDNLNKRLSNKNFVDKAPKDIVDECRFKLNEGSVQQERITKKLELLNLE comes from the coding sequence ATGACAGAGATGAATGATCAATTATCTTTAGAGAATTATTCACCTTTTGAAGTAGAGAAAAAGTGGCAAGAAAAATGGGAAAGTCTAAAGGCGTTTAGTCCTAACCCTGAGGATGATGGGAAGCCTTTTTGTGTTGTTATTCCGCCACCAAATGTAACTGGATCTTTGCATATGGGGCATGCATTTAATACGGCTTTGATAGATGTTGTAGTACGTTTTCAAAGACTTTTAGGGAAGAATGTTTTATGTTTACCCGGAACTGATCATGCTTCAATAGCTGTTCAAACTATTCTCGAAAAACAATTAAAAAGTGAAGGCAAAACAAGCGAGGATATTGGAAGAGATGAATTTCTTAAAAGAGCATGGAACTGGAAAGAACAAAGTGGCGGAAGAATAGTTTCTCAATTAAAAAGGATAGGATATTCAGTTGACTGGACTAGAGAAAGATTTACTCTTGATCAAAAATTAAATGAAGCAGTTATTGAGGCTTTTAATATTCTCTATAAAAAGAATTTAATTTATAGAGGCGAATATTTGGTTAATTGGTGCCCTGAATCTCAATCTGCCGTAAGTGATCTTGAAGTTGAAATGCAAGAAGTAAATGGTCATTTATGGCATTTTAAATACCCTTTACTTTCTGCAAGTGGTGAACTGTTAGATAAGTACTTAGAAGTTGCAACAACAAGACCAGAAACTCTTTTGGGTGATACTGCTTTGGCAGTTAATCCTGATGATAATAGATATAAAGAATTTATTGGTGTCAAAGTAAAAGTCCCTTTCGTTGATAGAGAAATACCAATTATCGCTGATTCACATGTTGATAAAGATTTTGGTACTGGTTGTGTGAAGGTTACTCCAGCCCATGATCCAAATGATTTTGCAATAGGAAAAAGGCATAATTTAAAACAGATTAATGTAATGAACAAAGATGGAACTTTAAATATTAATGCAGGTATTTTTCAAAATTTAGATAGATATGAGGCTAGAAAGAAAATTATCAAAGAATTGGATAATTTAGGCCTTTTGACAAAGATAGAAGATTATAAACATACTGTTCCTTTTTCTGATAGAGGTAAGGTGCCAATTGAACCTTTGTTGTCAACACAATGGTTTTTGAAAATGGATGATATATCGCAAGGATGTCTTAATGAAATTGATTCTAAAAAACCATCGTTTATTCCTCCACGCTGGGAGAAAGTTTATAAGGATTGGTTAGAGAATATTAATGATTGGTGTATCAGTCGGCAATTATGGTGGGGGCACCAAATTCCAGCCTGGTATGTTTTAGATGAATCTCAAGACTCAATAGAACAAAATACTCCATATATCGTTGCAAGAAATGAAGAGGATGCCTTAATCGAAGCTAATAAAAAATTTGGATTAAATATTAAATTGGTTCGTGATAAAGATGTTTTGGATACATGGTTTTCAAGTGGTTTATGGCCTTTTTCAACCCTTGGTTGGCCAAATACAAATGATCCGGATTTTAAAAAATGGTATCCAAATAGTGTTCTTGTTACTGGTTTCGATATTATTTTCTTCTGGGTGGCAAGAATGACAATGATGGGGAATACTTTTACAAACAATATTCCTTTTAAGGATGTTTATATTCATGGTCTAGTTCGAGATGAAAACAATAAAAAAATGAGTAAAAGTTCAGGTAATGGTATTGATCCAATACTATTAATTGATAAATATGGTTCTGATGCTCTACGATTTGCTTTAATTCGAGAAGTTGCAGGCGCTGGACAGGATATCAGGCTTGATTTTGATAGGAAAAAAGATACGTCTTCAACTGTTGAAGCTTCAAGAAATTTTGCGAATAAACTATGGAATGCAACTAAATTTGTGTTAATTAATAAAACTTTTAATAATAATTATTTGCTTAATGAGAGTGATGTAACTTCTTTAGAGTTATGTGATAAGTGGATTTTATCGAAATTGAATCAGGTAAATATAAAAGTCGCTGCTTTGTTGAAAGAATATAAATTGGGAGAATCTGCGAAACTTCTATATGAATTTACTTGGAATGATTTTTGTGACTGGTATGTAGAATTTGCTAAACAAAGGTTCAATAATAAAGAAAATAAAAATAGACAAATATCTGAAAAAGTTTTAATAAAAGTGCTCAATGATATTTTGGTAATGATTCATCCTTTTATGCCGCACATTACTGAGGAACTTTGGCATGTGCTGCAACAAAAACCAGATAATGCATTATTATCTCTCCAAAAATGGCCAATTCACGAAAATAAATTTGTTGACAATAAGCTTGATAATTCCTTTCGGCAACTTTTTGAAATTATTAGGCTGATTAGAAATTTGAGAGCTGAATTAGGTCTTAAGCCATCAGAAAAAGGTCCTGTATATTTAATTTCAGATAATGATGAATTGATTAATTTTTTAAAAACTTTAGTTGATGATATTCAAACCTTAACTAAATCTTCTGAAGTATTTATTTTTAAAACTAATGTTGTTGATAAAAAAGAGTTTGCTAAATCTTTTTCCGGGATAATTAGTGATTTAGAGGTTTACTTACCTTTTCAGGATTTTGTAAATATAGATGCATTAAAGGAAAGGTTAACAAAGGATTTAAAAAAGGTGACTATTGAATTAGACAATTTAAATAAGAGATTATCTAATAAAAATTTCGTTGATAAGGCTCCAAAAGATATTGTTGATGAGTGCAGATTTAAATTAAATGAGGGTTCGGTACAACAGGAAAGAATTACTAAAAAACTCGAACTTTTGAATTTAGAATGA
- a CDS encoding SprT family zinc-dependent metalloprotease translates to MPVIPLLPLFHKFNSQYFENSLAVNNQPLVKVRWSDNRLKTTAGFYKRKRINGLVDSEIILSKPILSKLSTSEINSTLCHEMIHAWVDRILKKNEIHGPNFLEKMNEINNKEKNFQISVRHSFPIERRELKYIGTCQNCGEKFFYRKRIKNIACKKCCVNFFNGSWNKKCLILFD, encoded by the coding sequence ATGCCTGTAATTCCTCTTTTACCTTTATTTCATAAATTTAATAGCCAATATTTTGAAAATTCTCTAGCGGTTAATAATCAACCTTTAGTAAAAGTTAGATGGAGTGATAATAGATTAAAAACCACTGCTGGTTTTTATAAAAGAAAAAGAATTAATGGCCTTGTAGATTCTGAAATTATCTTATCGAAACCTATTTTGAGTAAATTATCTACTAGTGAAATAAACAGTACTTTATGTCATGAAATGATTCATGCATGGGTAGATAGGATATTAAAAAAAAATGAGATACATGGTCCAAATTTCTTAGAAAAGATGAATGAAATTAATAATAAAGAGAAGAATTTTCAAATTTCTGTGAGGCATTCATTTCCTATTGAAAGGAGAGAATTAAAATACATAGGAACTTGCCAAAATTGTGGTGAGAAATTTTTCTATAGGAAAAGGATAAAGAATATTGCTTGTAAAAAATGTTGTGTAAATTTCTTTAATGGATCATGGAATAAAAAGTGTTTGATTTTGTTTGATTAA
- a CDS encoding AIR synthase: MSLVRTLDRPFIIFLMTEIVNLSISQSAASELSRQASFGGSPGEMSIDLVEDKNCSEGWMHIQLRPGTRNGSPISRTEGVTLYADLKKFNLLKDLKLDYYGDLSGGGFLISTPKNAKRCSCGSGFKLL, encoded by the coding sequence ATGTCCCTGGTTCGAACCCTGGATCGCCCATTTATTATTTTTCTAATGACTGAGATCGTCAATCTTTCAATCAGTCAAAGTGCTGCTTCAGAACTATCTAGGCAAGCTTCTTTTGGAGGTTCTCCTGGAGAAATGTCGATTGATTTGGTAGAGGATAAAAATTGTTCCGAAGGATGGATGCATATTCAATTAAGGCCAGGTACACGTAATGGATCCCCTATTTCAAGAACTGAAGGAGTAACTTTATATGCGGATCTAAAAAAGTTTAATTTACTGAAAGATTTAAAATTAGATTATTACGGTGATTTGAGCGGTGGTGGATTTCTTATTTCAACACCAAAAAATGCAAAACGTTGTTCTTGTGGTTCTGGTTTCAAACTTTTGTAG
- the mazG gene encoding nucleoside triphosphate pyrophosphohydrolase, whose translation MSSNDKYELENNSDLETINSFKILISNIKALKDKTWGCPWQKIQSHVSLIPFLYEESNEFIDAIYEKNADNICEELGDILLQVMLHAEIGYEEKEFALNDVIKKLNKKIINRHPYIFNKKEKVSLKQSQQIWVSIKNLEKEAPHMKSSISRNLNLKIKNLPPTVGTDKITNIVKEHGFKWESTDEIFNKLEEEINELKEAIKSKNDSEIKNEFGDIYFTLLNLSNFLKINPESALQKTNIKFLDRFSIVEEHAGDNIKKQTPKDFQRLWQIAKQKLAGKIPKNK comes from the coding sequence ATGTCTTCAAACGATAAATATGAATTGGAAAACAATTCCGATTTAGAGACTATAAATAGTTTTAAAATCTTAATATCTAATATCAAAGCATTAAAAGATAAAACTTGGGGCTGCCCATGGCAGAAAATACAGTCTCATGTATCGTTGATCCCATTTTTGTATGAAGAAAGTAATGAATTTATAGATGCGATATATGAAAAAAATGCAGATAATATATGTGAGGAGTTAGGAGATATTTTATTACAAGTAATGCTTCATGCTGAAATCGGTTACGAAGAAAAAGAATTTGCACTAAATGATGTTATAAAAAAACTTAACAAGAAAATTATTAATAGACATCCATATATTTTTAACAAAAAAGAAAAAGTATCATTAAAACAATCACAACAGATTTGGGTAAGTATAAAAAATTTAGAAAAAGAAGCACCTCATATGAAATCTTCAATTAGTAGAAACTTAAATTTAAAAATTAAAAATTTACCGCCAACGGTTGGAACAGATAAAATCACCAATATTGTTAAAGAACATGGTTTCAAGTGGGAAAGTACTGATGAGATTTTTAACAAGTTAGAAGAAGAGATTAATGAATTAAAGGAAGCAATTAAAAGTAAAAATGATTCAGAGATAAAAAATGAATTTGGGGATATATACTTTACTCTTCTTAATCTCTCAAACTTTTTAAAGATTAATCCTGAATCAGCTCTTCAAAAAACTAATATAAAATTTTTAGACAGATTTTCAATCGTCGAAGAGCATGCAGGAGATAATATTAAAAAACAAACTCCTAAAGACTTTCAAAGGCTTTGGCAAATAGCCAAACAAAAACTAGCGGGAAAAATTCCTAAAAACAAATGA
- a CDS encoding RNA helicase codes for MDSRRIRNLRNSFEKNIVDKQVDKIFETGRQFVDGVSGARPGKRRNSDFQGITSKSVKKVGRWVSEKVDLFFDEDNDDWNDENFYDDNRDIKTFSRESNSYESAKQHSKRPLEAISLRQPKNLQTTEQKKLPYVKESKDEDWPDEMDFKVERWQRASEKEINTSRDQSIQQVQSKSRNLPRSRRRRV; via the coding sequence ATGGATTCAAGGAGAATTAGAAATCTAAGAAATAGTTTTGAGAAAAATATTGTTGATAAACAGGTTGATAAAATTTTCGAAACTGGAAGACAATTTGTTGATGGAGTATCTGGTGCCAGGCCAGGAAAAAGAAGGAATTCAGATTTTCAAGGAATAACAAGTAAGAGTGTTAAAAAAGTAGGAAGATGGGTATCTGAAAAAGTGGATTTATTTTTTGATGAAGATAATGATGATTGGAATGATGAGAATTTTTACGATGATAATAGGGATATTAAGACATTTTCCAGAGAATCAAATTCTTATGAATCTGCTAAACAGCACTCAAAAAGACCTTTAGAAGCAATATCTTTAAGGCAACCAAAAAATTTACAGACAACTGAGCAAAAAAAATTACCTTACGTTAAAGAGAGTAAGGACGAAGATTGGCCAGATGAAATGGATTTCAAAGTTGAAAGATGGCAAAGAGCTTCAGAAAAAGAGATTAATACTTCGAGAGATCAATCAATCCAACAAGTTCAATCAAAATCAAGAAATCTTCCTAGATCAAGAAGAAGAAGAGTATAG
- the speE gene encoding polyamine aminopropyltransferase — MTNITTWIDEHHKGSRFGLNGKILIKKTSKYQEIIVIENEYYGKALMLDGCWMTSLKDEKYYHECLVHPALSSIDEKPNVLIIGGGDGGTVRECVKYSQISKIDLVEIDEEVIKISKKFLKEIGGEAWNDKRLEIHVDDGVKWVKKTRDNFYDVIFIDCSDPSEFSNLLFSDSFYKECKRILSPRGILATQSESPESFKNIHINILKTLKHIFKVSETMYSFVPIYPSGIWSWTFASSEDLNLSKQNYDEVVKIEKGCEIWNLNFQNAAFKMMPNKIVKELDS, encoded by the coding sequence ATGACAAATATTACAACATGGATAGATGAACATCATAAAGGCTCTAGATTCGGGCTAAATGGGAAAATTCTAATTAAAAAAACCTCAAAATATCAAGAAATTATTGTTATTGAAAATGAATATTATGGTAAAGCTTTAATGTTAGATGGTTGCTGGATGACATCATTAAAAGACGAGAAATATTATCATGAGTGTCTTGTGCATCCTGCATTAAGTAGCATTGACGAAAAACCTAATGTTCTAATTATTGGCGGTGGTGACGGTGGTACTGTAAGAGAATGCGTTAAATATTCTCAAATATCAAAAATTGATCTAGTAGAAATTGATGAGGAAGTAATCAAAATATCTAAAAAATTTCTAAAAGAAATTGGAGGTGAAGCATGGAATGACAAAAGATTAGAAATACATGTTGATGATGGCGTTAAATGGGTAAAAAAAACAAGAGATAATTTTTACGACGTTATATTTATAGATTGTTCAGATCCTTCAGAATTTTCAAATTTATTATTTTCAGATTCTTTTTATAAAGAATGTAAAAGAATACTTTCACCAAGGGGGATATTAGCAACGCAAAGCGAATCTCCTGAATCCTTCAAAAATATTCACATAAATATTTTGAAAACCCTAAAACACATATTTAAAGTTTCTGAAACTATGTATTCCTTTGTGCCTATATATCCAAGCGGTATTTGGAGTTGGACATTTGCTTCTTCAGAAGATCTAAATTTGTCAAAACAAAATTATGATGAAGTAGTAAAAATAGAAAAAGGATGTGAAATTTGGAATTTAAATTTTCAAAATGCAGCATTCAAAATGATGCCAAATAAAATTGTAAAAGAACTAGATTCATAA
- a CDS encoding chorismate lyase — MLWEEKASTFLMKNSLPKISGPWKLMLLGDGSPTRHLQLLTNQETKIKLISMQIDPLFIAEGPKELNQLNGPLIRRQVWIKNNNKNLAWAESWWNAEQVNENLKAKEEPIWKNLTQDRSELFREVDRISLVNSNWLEDQFCFKGPFWSRNYRFFRDKKPLTIIREVFNPHLESLLGYSGIKEFTKLYSSSS; from the coding sequence ATTTTATGGGAAGAAAAAGCCTCTACTTTTTTAATGAAAAATTCATTACCAAAAATATCTGGTCCATGGAAATTAATGCTGCTTGGGGATGGAAGTCCAACTAGACATTTACAGCTTTTAACTAATCAAGAGACGAAAATTAAATTAATTTCAATGCAAATAGATCCTCTATTCATCGCAGAGGGACCTAAAGAATTAAATCAGTTAAATGGACCTTTAATTAGAAGACAAGTATGGATTAAAAACAATAATAAAAACCTAGCATGGGCTGAAAGTTGGTGGAATGCAGAACAAGTGAATGAAAATTTAAAAGCCAAAGAAGAACCAATTTGGAAGAATTTGACACAAGACAGATCAGAATTGTTTAGAGAAGTTGATCGAATTTCACTTGTTAATTCAAATTGGTTAGAGGATCAATTTTGTTTTAAAGGTCCATTCTGGTCAAGAAATTATAGATTTTTTCGAGACAAAAAGCCCCTAACAATTATTAGAGAAGTATTCAATCCACATTTAGAAAGTTTATTAGGCTATTCAGGAATTAAAGAATTTACGAAACTATACTCTTCTTCTTCTTGA
- a CDS encoding ATP-dependent DNA ligase has product MFKEEIIHQLELHPSRLDKEKIISEAMDQGLDDFFEGIRMALDPLVTFGVKIVPEKENEKSQNFLWKDFRVLANKLIQRELTGHAARDAIITAMESAKKEEWNGFYRRVLIKDLRCGVSEKTINKIAKKFPKYAIPIFSCPLAHDSANHEKKMIGKKQIEIKLDGVRVLTIIRQNKVEMFSRNGKQFHNFGHIISEIENVLKEDPAPHDLVLDGEVMSANFQDLMKQVHRKDGKQTKDAVLHLFDLCPLEYFQKGRWNTSQKARSLLVKEWVAKHSMLLRHIKTLEWENVDLDTIKGQKRFVELNKAAVEGGYEGVMIKDPDAMYECKRTHSWLKAKPFIEVTLKVVSVEEGTGRNKGRLGAVLVEGEDDGYEYSLSCGSGFSDIQRQEYWSKRSQLIGQLVEIRADAKTKSKDAVAFSLRFPRFKCFRGFKAGEKV; this is encoded by the coding sequence TTGTTTAAAGAAGAGATAATACATCAATTAGAATTACATCCAAGTAGATTAGATAAAGAAAAAATCATCTCAGAAGCAATGGATCAAGGTCTAGATGATTTTTTTGAAGGAATCCGTATGGCACTTGATCCATTGGTAACTTTTGGTGTAAAAATTGTTCCTGAAAAAGAGAATGAAAAAAGTCAAAATTTTTTATGGAAAGATTTTAGGGTATTAGCAAATAAGCTTATTCAAAGAGAACTTACAGGTCACGCTGCTCGCGATGCAATTATTACGGCTATGGAATCTGCCAAAAAAGAAGAGTGGAATGGATTTTATAGACGAGTTTTAATTAAAGATCTTAGATGTGGTGTATCTGAAAAAACAATCAACAAGATAGCCAAGAAATTTCCCAAATATGCGATTCCTATTTTTTCATGTCCCTTAGCTCATGACAGTGCAAATCATGAAAAAAAAATGATAGGAAAAAAGCAAATTGAAATCAAATTAGATGGAGTGCGCGTCTTAACTATTATTAGACAAAATAAAGTAGAAATGTTTTCTCGTAATGGGAAACAATTCCATAATTTTGGTCATATTATCTCAGAAATAGAAAACGTGTTAAAAGAAGATCCTGCTCCCCATGACTTAGTCCTAGATGGTGAAGTAATGAGTGCTAACTTTCAGGATTTAATGAAACAGGTTCATAGAAAAGATGGCAAACAAACAAAAGACGCAGTTCTCCACCTATTTGACTTATGTCCCCTTGAATACTTCCAAAAAGGGAGATGGAACACTAGTCAAAAAGCAAGAAGTTTATTAGTAAAAGAATGGGTAGCAAAACATTCTATGCTTCTAAGACATATAAAAACACTTGAATGGGAAAATGTAGATCTCGACACCATTAAGGGACAAAAAAGATTTGTAGAGCTGAATAAAGCTGCCGTGGAAGGTGGATATGAAGGAGTAATGATTAAAGATCCCGATGCTATGTATGAATGTAAAAGAACACACAGTTGGTTAAAAGCAAAACCTTTCATTGAAGTCACTTTAAAGGTTGTATCGGTTGAGGAAGGAACAGGTCGCAATAAAGGTAGACTAGGAGCTGTCCTAGTAGAAGGGGAAGATGATGGGTATGAATACAGTCTTAGTTGCGGAAGCGGATTTAGTGATATCCAACGTCAAGAATATTGGTCAAAACGGAGTCAACTTATAGGTCAACTTGTAGAAATCAGAGCTGATGCTAAAACGAAATCCAAGGATGCGGTAGCTTTTAGTCTTAGATTTCCTAGATTCAAATGCTTTAGAGGATTTAAAGCTGGAGAAAAAGTTTAA
- the speB gene encoding agmatinase, with the protein MTKNLFDNENAIYMGAKRSPENCSIGIFGVNYDGTCSFKPGARFGPEAIRQVSNCLETYCPKIKKDLEDIMYVDFGSILIDKNDSKSVIESVKSATNYLISKRLSPIMLGGEHSITRGAIEALVKKYPDLILVQLDAHADLRESYIGNEHSHACTMKRCLEVLPEKKILQVGIRSGTKDEFEIMHNNNQLVNFCPGENAYELKEALLPYAKSPIYLTIDLDWFDPSLVAGTGTPEPGGFFWNDFEEILKTLKDLRIVGSDIVELSPEIDRSGVSSIVAAKVLRSLILSLENMQ; encoded by the coding sequence ATGACAAAAAATTTATTTGATAACGAAAATGCAATTTATATGGGAGCAAAAAGAAGTCCTGAGAATTGCTCAATTGGTATATTTGGAGTTAATTATGACGGGACATGTTCGTTTAAACCAGGAGCGAGATTTGGTCCAGAAGCAATTAGACAAGTCAGTAATTGTTTAGAAACATATTGTCCAAAAATAAAAAAAGATTTAGAGGATATTATGTATGTTGATTTTGGATCAATACTAATTGATAAAAATGACTCAAAGTCCGTTATTGAATCGGTTAAATCAGCAACAAATTATTTAATTAGTAAACGCCTTAGTCCTATTATGCTTGGCGGCGAACACTCTATTACAAGAGGTGCAATTGAAGCATTAGTAAAAAAATATCCAGATTTGATATTAGTTCAACTTGATGCTCATGCAGATTTAAGAGAATCATATATAGGAAATGAACATAGTCATGCTTGTACTATGAAAAGATGCTTAGAAGTGCTACCTGAAAAGAAAATTTTGCAAGTAGGAATTAGAAGTGGGACTAAGGATGAATTTGAAATTATGCATAATAACAACCAATTAGTTAACTTTTGTCCAGGCGAAAATGCATATGAGTTAAAAGAAGCTCTTCTTCCATACGCTAAGTCTCCAATCTATTTAACAATAGATTTAGATTGGTTTGATCCCAGTTTAGTAGCAGGGACGGGCACTCCAGAACCGGGAGGATTTTTTTGGAATGATTTTGAAGAGATACTTAAAACTTTAAAAGACCTTAGAATCGTGGGATCAGATATTGTGGAATTATCTCCAGAAATTGATAGAAGCGGAGTAAGTAGCATAGTTGCAGCCAAAGTACTTAGAAGCTTAATTTTGTCATTAGAAAATATGCAATAA
- a CDS encoding TVP38/TMEM64 family protein — protein sequence MNIFLENIYNLSFFFNTGIGIFSFVCIYILIVLLILPASWLSLLSGFLYGSYLGSIIVFISASIGASVAFFVSKSFFAKKLKNLFSRYPKLSVMEKIVEKGGFKLIFLARLSPIFPFSILNYFYGLNNVKFRDFALGLIGIIPGTFLYCSIGSLAKSIQELKNVQSPNNLYITSIGIISTFLVVYFSAKYSREYFEKS from the coding sequence ATGAATATATTTCTTGAAAATATTTATAATTTGTCTTTTTTTTTTAATACTGGAATTGGGATCTTTTCGTTTGTTTGTATTTATATTTTAATTGTTTTATTAATACTTCCAGCTTCTTGGTTATCTTTATTATCAGGTTTTTTATATGGCTCATATTTAGGATCAATTATTGTTTTCATTTCCGCTTCAATAGGAGCATCAGTTGCTTTTTTTGTATCTAAAAGTTTTTTTGCAAAAAAGTTAAAAAATCTTTTTAGCCGTTATCCAAAATTAAGTGTCATGGAAAAAATAGTAGAAAAAGGCGGATTTAAATTAATTTTTTTAGCGAGATTATCGCCGATATTTCCCTTCAGTATTCTTAATTATTTTTATGGTTTGAATAATGTTAAATTTAGAGATTTCGCTCTTGGCCTTATTGGAATAATTCCAGGCACTTTTCTTTATTGCTCAATAGGTAGTTTGGCAAAAAGTATTCAGGAGTTAAAAAATGTGCAATCACCAAATAATTTATATATTACTAGCATTGGTATTATTTCAACTTTTTTAGTTGTATATTTCTCAGCTAAATACTCCAGAGAATATTTTGAAAAATCCTAA